GAGGTTCAATCGGTTTAACCGCAGGGGAAGGATCAATCTATGTATAAGCAGAAATATATCGTTAGTTTACAGACAATGATAACGGTTTTGGTCTGCCTGGTTGTGACATTTTCATTGTTGATTACAGACATATTAATCAGTGACAGGGTGGCGGAAAGCACCAAAAAGAGCTTGGAAAAGGAGATCATTGAAATTTCCCGGATTGTTGCCAGTACGCCGGTTGTTATTGATGCGCTTGCCACGCAGCAGCTTGATGATGATCCGGCAATACAGGCCTATGTCGAAAAAATTAGAATAGTCAGCGGCGTGCAGTTTATTACGGTAATGGACATGAACCGCGAGCGCAAGTCTCATCCCAATACCGATATCATCGGCAAGCAGTATGAAAATTCGGATGTTGATCCGGCGTTTAAAGGGCAAGAGGTCATCTCTTTTGAAACCGGCTCGATGGGGCAATCCCTGAGGGCCTTTTCCCCGGTGGTTTCGGCTGAGGGCAGACAGGTCGGCGTAGTGCTTGTCGGCATGACCATTGACAATATCAGCCAGGCTGTTTATGAAAGCCGCCTGAATATCATTTTTGGCATTTGTCTTGGTTTACTGATCGGTATTATCGGCTCTTTGCTGCTGGCCAGATATATTAAACAAATTATGTTTGGCATGGAGCCGTTTACCATTGCCAAGTTATTTGAAGAACGCAATGCAATGCTGAATTCCGTCCGCGAGGGGGTTATCGCGGTTGATCAGGAGTCCAACATTACGATTGTCAATAAAGAAGCGCTCCGGGTATTTCGCCGCGCCGGCATTGCAGGCGAGCCCATTGGCCGGAAAATCGAAGAATACCTGCCCAATACCAGGCTGCAGAATGTGCTGCAGCTGGGCAAGCCGGAGCTGGATCAGGATCAGGAGATAAACGGGGTTACTCTTTTGGCCAACCGGGTGCCGGTGAATGTTGACGGAACCATTGTCGGGGCAATCGCCACGTTCCGGGATAAGACCGAAATAAGCCGGATGGCTGAACAGCTGAGCGGGGTGCGAACCTATGCCGATGCCTTGCGGTCTCAGACGCACGAGTTTATGAATAAGCTGCACGTTATTCTTGGCATGATTCGTATGGGCTGCTACGACCGGCTGAATGAGTATGTAAATCAGATTGCCCACCGCTACCAGGCGGAGATCGGATTTATTGTTAAAAAAATTAAAGATCCCGTGATGGCCGGGTTTTTGCTGGGGAAATTGAGCAAAGCACGGGAAGCGGGCATTGAAATGAAAATTGCGGAGGACTGTTTTTTGCCTGAGACCGATGAAGCCAGAGTGGTTCATGAGCTCATCACCATTGTCGGCAATTTAATCGACAATGCCATGGAAGCGCTGGACAATTCGGCTACCAAGCAGGTTTGCGTCAATTTCAGCTATGATGAAGGAATATTGACCATCAGGGTGTCCGACTCCGGACCGGGTATGGATGAGCAGTTAAAACGCCAAATATTTGAAAAAGGCTATTCGACGAAAGGTCTGAACCGCGGTCTTGGCTTGTATTTGCTCAGACACAGCGTTGACCGGCTGGATGGCGAGATTGAAATTATTTCCGAACCTGGCAAGGGTACGGAATTTTGTATAGTATTACCCTACAAAAAAAGGGGAGATAATTCATGATCAGAGTTGTCATTGTAGAAGATGATCCGATGGTAGCGGAATTTAACAGGCGGTATCTCGAATTAGTGGAAGGCTTTGAGTTGATTGCGGTGGCTTATTCGGCGGATAAGGCGCTTGAAATATTAAATAAGCAGGAAGTCGATCTGGTGCTGCTGGATATTTTCATGCCGGGAATGAATGGTTTGGAATTACTATCCCGGATTAGAACCAGCGGCAAAGGGGTGGATGTTATTATCGTTTCGGCTGCCTGTGACAGCAACAGCATAAAAACAGCCTTGCGATTCGGGGCAACTGATTACATTATTAAGCCTTTTGAATTTGAACGCCTGGAGGCCGCTTTGTCAGCCTACCGGGATTTGGTAAAACTCATGCAGGAGCCGAACCGGATTAACCAGCTGGAATTGGATAATTGCATTCTGTACAAGGAGCAGCCGGCTGCGGCCAAGTTACCGAAGGGCATTGACCGAAATACGTTAACGAAAACCTGGGAAAAAATAAACGGCTTAAAACGAACGGCGTTTTCTACCGAGGAAATGGCCAGCTATGTCGGCATATCCAGGGTTTCCATGCGAAAGTATCTTGATTTTCTAAAAAATATCGGCGTTTTGGATTTGGAGATTACTTATGGTACCATCGGCCGGCCGGTTTACCGCTACCGCTGCACAAGCCTGACCAATAATTTAATGCAGCGTTATTTAGGCTGAACTTGCGACAGGAGACCAAAAGGGCGGCCATTAGACTTGTCGGACTAGCCCTCAATCCGGTATTTTTTTATTCTTCGCCAGAGCGTGCTGCGGTTGACGCCCAGCAGCCGGGCTGCTGCGGTATAATTGCCGCGGGCAGTTTTAAGAGTCTCCCGGATCTCGCTGATCATGCGCTGTTCTTTGGGGGAAAAGCCTAAAGGAGCGGTCTTTTGCTGCGGGAATATTTTTTGCAGCAAATCACTGGTGATGGTGACGGTTTTTGCCGTGGCAATTGTTCTTTCAACGATATTTTTAAGCTCCCTTATATTTCCCGGCCAGGAATGCCGTTCAAGGATGCGCAGGGCGTCTGAGGAAAATTTAGGCGTTACGCCTGAATGGACGGCAGTTTCCCGGCAAAAGGCTTCGGCATAGAGCCTGATATCCGGTTTGCGGGAACGAAGCGGAGGCAGCTCTAAATTCAATACATTCAAGCGGTAATACAAGTCGTCCCGGAATTTGTTTTCCCGGATCAATAGTTCCAGGTCTTTATTCGTAGCCGCAATGACACGCACATCAATAGGAATAACCTTATGGCTGCCCAATCTTACCACCGTTTTTTCCTGCAGCACGCGCAGCAGGCGGCCTTGGTTAACATAATCCATTTCGGCAATTTCATCCAGCAGGATGGTGCCGCCATGGGCGACTTCAAACAGCCCGGGCTTGCCTTCTTTATTGGCCCCGGTGAACGCTCCGCCAACATAACCGAACAGTTCGCTTTCAAGCAGCTGGGCGGGCAAGGCCGCGCAGTTGATGGCAACAAAAGGGCCTTGGGCCCGTTTGCTGGCGTTATGAATACTTTGCGCGAAAACTTCTTTGCCTGTTCCAGTCTCCCCTAAGACCAAAAGGCTGTAATCTGTTGCGGCGAAGTCCCTGGCTATTTCAATGGCCTTTACTATGACGGGGCTTTGGCCGATAATATCCTTAAAATAAAATTTAGCGATGTGACCGCGGGCATATATTTGCCGGCGGATTTTTGCTTCCATCTCCTGTATTTTCCCCGTCTCCTGTAAAGTAGCCACAGCGCCGTACGGTTTTTTATTGACAATGATGGGAACTTTATTACACATAATCTTAACTTTGCCCACTTCGATGATGCTGTGCAGGTCGTCGGCTCCCGTTTCCACAACTTTTTCCAGGTTAAGCTGCGGCAATATTGCGCTTACAGGCCTGCCTATGGCTGCCGCCTTATCTATACCGGTATATTTCTGGGCCAGGGGATTAAAGGTGGTAATCTGGTAATTCTGGTCAATGGTAATGATCCCTTCATAGGAGTAGTCTAATATGGTGTTAAAAATATCCCGCTTGGCAGCTTCGAATTCCAGTGTCTCCTGGATATGTTTTGCTTCGCTGGCTGCTTGCAGCAGGCTTTCTTTGCCGACCCTGATCAAGGCGTTGGGGATATTGTGACGTTCGGCCGTTTTTACAACAGTGAAGCCGCCAAGGATAACTTCGGCGCCGGCGGCGCAGGCTGCCAGAATTTCCGCCTCATAATCGGTCTTATAGCTGACGGTATATTGCTGGATAGTTACGCCCAGCGCTTCGGAAAACAGCTCAATTCCCCAAATCTTCTCGGAATAGGAGATAAAAGCCAGGCGTTTGCCCTTAAGGTTTGCTTTGTCAATCGCCCGGAGAATATCAAAGCTGGTCCGGGGAATTTCCACAACAGCCACATCGAGTCCGGCCTGACGGATGGCGGCGGCGGTGACTGTCCGCGCCGCAACTACCTCCAGCCCCCGGCGCAGATGCTTACGGACAATCGCGGCGCCTTCTCCGGCGATGGCAGTGACGACTTCAACATCCGGAAAGACGGTGGTTAAGGTTTCTCGGGCATATTGCAGCAGTTCCTCATCAGGTAAAATAAACAGGATCTTACTCATTAGCATCACCTCGCAACTAATTGCAATATATTGCAACTTAATTCTGCAATGATTATACCAAAGGTTACTGCTTTATTCAAATTATTCCGAAATAAGGCCGGGTAACCCAGCGGATTTATTGAATTTTAAGAAAAAATTGCTTTTTGTTGTAAGTTGGCATAGTTTGTGCAATATGTTAAACCGATGGCTTGCAGGAAAGGGAGCGCCACGCACAAGGCGCGGTGTACGGGAACTCACAGTCCGAAATCATGTTACAGCGAAGGGGGCGGAAAAGATAAGCATTTATCTCCGGTTAAGCCGGTGCAAGCCGGAAAGTGCAGCAGGATATTACAGGTGAATAAAGGAGGGTACTGATGCTAACTGTTTTAGGGTACATTCTGATCATTGCATTTTTAGCTCTGGTGATTAAAAAGAAGACTTCCGCCTTTACCGGATTGGTTGTTGTATCAGTGATTTGCGGAATGGCAGCCTGTTTTTTTTATGGCATTCCACTGGAAAAAGTCCTTGATTGGATAAAAGAAGGCTTATTCTATACGGTCAACGACAAAGGCAAGGTAAGTCTGGGAACAATCAATCCCACAATTATGATTTTGTTTGCTATTTTGTATTTCAGTATTATGATGAATGTCGGATTATTCGATCCGCTCTGTGTCTATTTAATTAGAAAAGCCAAGGGCGATCCCCTGAAGGTGCTGATGGTAACGGTATTTACCGCATCAGTGGTTACTTTGGACGGGGACGGCACCAC
The Dendrosporobacter quercicolus genome window above contains:
- the dcuS gene encoding DcuS/MalK family sensor histidine kinase is translated as MYKQKYIVSLQTMITVLVCLVVTFSLLITDILISDRVAESTKKSLEKEIIEISRIVASTPVVIDALATQQLDDDPAIQAYVEKIRIVSGVQFITVMDMNRERKSHPNTDIIGKQYENSDVDPAFKGQEVISFETGSMGQSLRAFSPVVSAEGRQVGVVLVGMTIDNISQAVYESRLNIIFGICLGLLIGIIGSLLLARYIKQIMFGMEPFTIAKLFEERNAMLNSVREGVIAVDQESNITIVNKEALRVFRRAGIAGEPIGRKIEEYLPNTRLQNVLQLGKPELDQDQEINGVTLLANRVPVNVDGTIVGAIATFRDKTEISRMAEQLSGVRTYADALRSQTHEFMNKLHVILGMIRMGCYDRLNEYVNQIAHRYQAEIGFIVKKIKDPVMAGFLLGKLSKAREAGIEMKIAEDCFLPETDEARVVHELITIVGNLIDNAMEALDNSATKQVCVNFSYDEGILTIRVSDSGPGMDEQLKRQIFEKGYSTKGLNRGLGLYLLRHSVDRLDGEIEIISEPGKGTEFCIVLPYKKRGDNS
- a CDS encoding response regulator, with product MIRVVIVEDDPMVAEFNRRYLELVEGFELIAVAYSADKALEILNKQEVDLVLLDIFMPGMNGLELLSRIRTSGKGVDVIIVSAACDSNSIKTALRFGATDYIIKPFEFERLEAALSAYRDLVKLMQEPNRINQLELDNCILYKEQPAAAKLPKGIDRNTLTKTWEKINGLKRTAFSTEEMASYVGISRVSMRKYLDFLKNIGVLDLEITYGTIGRPVYRYRCTSLTNNLMQRYLG
- a CDS encoding sigma 54-interacting transcriptional regulator, producing MSKILFILPDEELLQYARETLTTVFPDVEVVTAIAGEGAAIVRKHLRRGLEVVAARTVTAAAIRQAGLDVAVVEIPRTSFDILRAIDKANLKGKRLAFISYSEKIWGIELFSEALGVTIQQYTVSYKTDYEAEILAACAAGAEVILGGFTVVKTAERHNIPNALIRVGKESLLQAASEAKHIQETLEFEAAKRDIFNTILDYSYEGIITIDQNYQITTFNPLAQKYTGIDKAAAIGRPVSAILPQLNLEKVVETGADDLHSIIEVGKVKIMCNKVPIIVNKKPYGAVATLQETGKIQEMEAKIRRQIYARGHIAKFYFKDIIGQSPVIVKAIEIARDFAATDYSLLVLGETGTGKEVFAQSIHNASKRAQGPFVAINCAALPAQLLESELFGYVGGAFTGANKEGKPGLFEVAHGGTILLDEIAEMDYVNQGRLLRVLQEKTVVRLGSHKVIPIDVRVIAATNKDLELLIRENKFRDDLYYRLNVLNLELPPLRSRKPDIRLYAEAFCRETAVHSGVTPKFSSDALRILERHSWPGNIRELKNIVERTIATAKTVTITSDLLQKIFPQQKTAPLGFSPKEQRMISEIRETLKTARGNYTAAARLLGVNRSTLWRRIKKYRIEG